In the Leptolyngbya sp. FACHB-261 genome, one interval contains:
- a CDS encoding amino acid ABC transporter permease: protein MSVVDLLISSFPLLLKGALTTVWISILGIVFALIVGLIVAMLTLPGIKVLDWLTNLYVSFFRGTPLLVQLFIIYFGFASIVRFTPFQSIVIGLTLHFGAYISESFRGAIASISKEQWEAAFSLGFNKFATFRYIIFPQAWRRAVPSVWNSLIDVVKASSLASVVTVEELTSIADQISSASAVVLPILLEAAAIYWLLTTLLSVLQQFFERRYKYVNS, encoded by the coding sequence ATGTCAGTAGTTGATCTCCTGATTAGCTCGTTTCCTCTGCTACTAAAAGGGGCACTCACAACGGTTTGGATTAGCATCTTGGGCATTGTTTTTGCCCTGATCGTGGGTCTCATTGTCGCGATGCTGACGCTACCTGGCATCAAGGTGCTTGACTGGCTCACCAATCTTTACGTCTCATTCTTTCGAGGCACTCCTTTACTGGTGCAACTGTTTATTATCTATTTTGGCTTCGCCAGTATTGTTCGCTTTACGCCGTTTCAATCGATCGTCATTGGCTTGACCTTGCACTTCGGTGCTTATATCTCAGAATCCTTTCGAGGAGCCATTGCGTCGATTTCTAAGGAACAATGGGAAGCCGCGTTTTCCTTGGGTTTCAATAAGTTCGCCACTTTTAGATACATCATTTTTCCTCAAGCTTGGCGTCGAGCTGTGCCGAGTGTGTGGAACTCACTGATCGATGTTGTGAAAGCTTCCTCACTGGCCTCGGTTGTCACCGTTGAAGAGCTGACTAGTATTGCCGACCAAATCAGTTCGGCCTCGGCAGTTGTCTTGCCCATTCTTCTAGAAGCAGCAGCGATCTATTGGCTGCTAACAACGTTGCTGAGCGTTCTACAGCAATTCTTTGAGCGTCGCTACAAGTATGTAAATTCGTGA
- a CDS encoding GNAT family N-acetyltransferase has protein sequence MSKPELTIRAAVPGDMDAIIELIHLKAEFDGCPEAVAATADQLRNDLFGEKVLASVLLAELEQEAIGFATYHPIYSTFLAKPGIWLDDLYVKAEYRSQHIGRALISRLCQIAQECGCGRVDWTVATNNPRGIRFYKNIGAKVLEQVRLCRLDKEMIARNAAFASSFASTLAVNRKI, from the coding sequence ATGAGCAAACCAGAACTGACCATCCGCGCAGCAGTGCCTGGAGATATGGATGCGATTATCGAATTAATTCACTTAAAAGCTGAGTTTGATGGCTGTCCTGAAGCTGTAGCAGCCACAGCTGACCAATTGAGAAACGACTTATTTGGCGAGAAAGTCCTTGCCTCAGTTCTTCTAGCTGAGCTTGAGCAAGAGGCCATCGGTTTTGCAACTTACCACCCGATCTATTCAACCTTCTTAGCAAAACCCGGCATCTGGCTCGATGACCTATACGTGAAGGCTGAGTACCGGAGCCAACACATTGGCCGAGCGCTGATATCTCGTTTGTGCCAAATTGCTCAGGAGTGTGGCTGCGGTAGGGTTGACTGGACGGTGGCGACAAACAACCCTCGCGGTATTCGGTTCTACAAAAATATCGGGGCCAAAGTTCTTGAACAGGTGAGGCTGTGCCGCCTAGATAAGGAAATGATTGCCAGGAATGCGGCCTTTGCCTCTAGCTTTGCTTCTACCTTGGCCGTTAACAGAAAAATTTAA
- a CDS encoding LysR family transcriptional regulator, producing the protein MAEDSDRLKLSQLRALVAVAEHRNFSLAALELGLSQSTISHAIASLEEELGVVLLVRGRRGAALTHTGEQVIQEARQVLNLLKVIRKKANHDKRFESGQVRVASTRSIATHILPSVIAQFRSKFPTMSVVIIECDRYAEIEQALRQGQAEVGFTTLPTTPEFEGWELLRDEFVALLPPAPRQEAPLTWEQLAEYPMIVNLRSPLHNQTVNDHLSQFGQTLRVDYEVREDSTILSMVKQGLGATVIAQLAAEPIPAEIQVKSLPVPLERVIGIVTLADALLPRAVFGFLDTVKHGWQPPLFKH; encoded by the coding sequence ATGGCTGAGGATTCCGACCGGTTGAAGCTCTCTCAGCTACGCGCTTTGGTTGCAGTAGCGGAACATCGCAATTTCAGCTTGGCAGCCTTAGAGCTAGGGTTATCTCAATCAACGATTAGCCATGCCATTGCCTCTCTAGAAGAGGAATTGGGCGTTGTGCTACTAGTTAGAGGCAGGCGTGGTGCAGCCTTGACCCATACGGGTGAGCAGGTTATTCAAGAGGCTCGGCAAGTTTTAAACCTGCTTAAAGTCATTCGCAAAAAAGCAAATCACGATAAACGCTTTGAGAGCGGTCAAGTTCGCGTCGCTTCCACCCGCAGTATTGCAACTCATATCCTGCCAAGTGTGATTGCTCAATTTCGCTCTAAGTTTCCAACCATGAGCGTTGTGATTATTGAGTGCGATCGCTATGCGGAGATCGAGCAAGCCTTACGCCAAGGTCAGGCAGAAGTGGGCTTCACAACTTTGCCAACCACTCCTGAGTTCGAGGGCTGGGAGTTGCTTCGAGATGAATTTGTAGCATTGCTACCGCCTGCACCCAGACAAGAAGCTCCCCTGACTTGGGAACAGTTGGCTGAGTATCCCATGATTGTGAATCTTCGCAGCCCACTCCACAATCAAACGGTCAACGACCATCTGTCGCAATTTGGTCAAACCCTCAGGGTTGATTACGAAGTTAGGGAAGATTCAACCATCCTTAGCATGGTCAAGCAGGGATTGGGGGCGACCGTCATAGCTCAGTTAGCAGCTGAGCCCATTCCAGCAGAGATACAAGTTAAGAGTTTGCCGGTACCACTAGAGCGAGTGATTGGGATTGTGACCTTGGCCGATGCCTTATTGCCCAGGGCCGTTTTCGGTTTTTTGGATACGGTGAAGCACGGGTGGCAACCTCCTTTGTTCAAGCATTAA
- a CDS encoding DUF3574 domain-containing protein, whose protein sequence is MTLLQKSLFSCLGIASLLAIGSAHLNLEGKSQLLPASAQVLQAPATETPSELYDQAPGEVLTEVELYFGLSKPDGKTVSVTEWQTFVNREITPRFKDGFTVLSAYGQYQDSSGRLVRENTHVVVLIYQNSPQKETDVKAIIDTYKRSFKQESVLRTTSLVKAAF, encoded by the coding sequence ATGACACTTCTGCAAAAGAGCTTGTTCAGTTGCCTTGGTATAGCTAGCTTACTAGCCATAGGCTCTGCTCACTTGAATCTAGAGGGCAAGTCTCAACTGCTTCCTGCCTCTGCGCAAGTTCTTCAAGCCCCCGCTACCGAGACCCCAAGTGAGCTGTACGACCAAGCTCCAGGAGAGGTCCTAACAGAAGTAGAGCTTTACTTTGGGCTTTCAAAACCGGATGGCAAAACTGTGTCTGTCACTGAATGGCAAACCTTTGTCAATCGTGAAATTACGCCCCGCTTCAAAGATGGCTTCACCGTATTGAGTGCTTATGGACAATATCAAGATAGTTCTGGAAGATTGGTGAGAGAAAATACCCATGTTGTAGTTCTGATCTACCAGAACAGCCCCCAAAAAGAAACAGATGTAAAAGCGATTATCGATACTTACAAGCGCTCCTTTAAACAGGAATCAGTCCTGCGAACAACCAGCTTGGTCAAAGCTGCTTTCTAG